Proteins from a genomic interval of Sphingobacteriales bacterium:
- the rfbC gene encoding dTDP-4-dehydrorhamnose 3,5-epimerase, giving the protein MKFIPTDFPELIIVEPLVIGDERGYFYESYQDEKFKAGGINAHFVQDNQSKSCYGVIRGMHYQIGEYAQAKLVRVLQGEVLDAVVDLRRSSPTFGKKFEILLSAENKKMLYIPRGFAHGFSVLSDEAVFVYKCDNYYSKQHERGMLYNDPAMEIDWRIAPEKALISEKDLLLPVFAQADYDF; this is encoded by the coding sequence ATGAAATTTATTCCTACGGATTTTCCCGAATTAATCATAGTAGAACCCTTGGTGATAGGCGATGAGCGCGGCTATTTTTATGAGTCGTATCAAGACGAAAAATTTAAAGCCGGTGGTATCAACGCGCATTTTGTGCAGGATAATCAATCTAAATCGTGTTATGGTGTTATTCGGGGAATGCACTACCAAATCGGCGAATATGCGCAAGCCAAGTTGGTGCGTGTACTGCAAGGGGAGGTATTAGATGCCGTAGTGGATTTGCGCCGCAGTTCGCCCACTTTCGGCAAAAAATTTGAGATACTGCTATCGGCTGAAAATAAAAAAATGCTCTACATTCCGCGCGGTTTTGCACACGGATTTTCGGTGTTGAGCGATGAGGCAGTTTTTGTGTATAAATGTGATAATTATTACTCCAAACAACACGAGCGCGGTATGCTCTACAACGACCCCGCTATGGAAATAGATTGGCGTATTGCCCCCGAAAAAGCCTTGATTTCGGAAAAAGATTTACTGTTGCCCGTATTCGCACAAGCAGATTACGACTTTTAA
- a CDS encoding SLBB domain-containing protein codes for MNISKIILLAIGLLLFQAVQAQFYGEIFDKNRNKNNSRSMPRRIGGDFERFDQRAFNRYDFDAYYAEADSLREMELAKMDSIVSNRQKIGTSPEELRKLGVNDTLIAEIVRLNELQDSLKQLALGLAAKQKSKNATAQRDSISFDELDELIQKQKDKLIEKAFSLPEAAVYGHEFFRKNLVHISKENEIKLYPPENYVLGKGDRLNITMWGRADFNAIYTIDDYGAITVPLAGKIYLEGVTYAASKKLLQQKMEQFYGKDANQLEITLVYANMISVHVVGEVFNPGTYRFPSVNSAFNVLVAMEGPNQIGSVRNINIQRGDKKIADLDVYQYLLNPDSRQDFFLTNNDYIFVPPLGKVVHIKGEVRRSHSYELKDGEGLFELLDFAGGLQANAYTKNINIKRFVDNREVLVGVNLDSLRSNKSNFALLNGDSIFVSTIPNSLRNYVEVMGAARVPGRYQLNKGNRISDVLYKAEGPMEEADLDRAYVLRLDEDLQKVVHTFSLKEVLLNQNSPDNILLQPLDTIQILSKRDFRKDYTVNISGEVNTPGEYQYAEGMTLLDLINWSGGFKREAGNSRLEVSRMVQIEGRSSLIKSDERIIMKRVDIDENLKMDSTNALYLLKPFDRISVRRSPDFELQQNIVIYGEIYYPGEYSLIRKDDNVGLLIERAGGVTPFAFQEGTRLYRKEDSLGYVLLNLEDVLRRPKKSRYNYVLTEGDSLYIPKITDIVTLQGAIGFFDVEYLSQAEKQQIKTDSLIQISVPYFGKKSARRYIEKYGAGYNRYGKHSRTYVQMSNGEVRKARNYWFFVKYPKVERGATVFVDVSDRKKFEKERSERRKNRNWNDAFDSFSSKIATILTIFVLVQQASK; via the coding sequence ATGAACATTTCAAAAATTATCCTGCTTGCTATCGGGCTGCTGCTATTTCAGGCGGTGCAGGCGCAGTTTTATGGGGAAATTTTTGATAAAAACCGCAATAAAAATAATTCCCGCTCGATGCCGCGCCGCATCGGTGGCGACTTCGAACGCTTCGACCAAAGGGCTTTTAATCGCTACGATTTTGATGCCTACTATGCCGAAGCCGACTCCCTGCGCGAAATGGAACTCGCCAAAATGGATTCCATCGTCAGCAACCGACAGAAAATAGGTACTTCGCCGGAAGAATTGCGAAAATTGGGCGTAAACGACACCCTTATTGCCGAAATTGTGCGCCTCAACGAATTGCAAGACAGCCTCAAACAACTCGCTTTGGGGTTGGCTGCCAAGCAAAAAAGTAAAAACGCCACCGCCCAGCGCGACAGCATCTCCTTTGATGAATTAGATGAATTGATTCAAAAACAAAAAGATAAACTCATTGAAAAAGCATTTTCTTTGCCCGAAGCCGCCGTGTATGGACACGAGTTTTTTAGAAAAAACTTAGTGCATATCAGTAAAGAAAACGAAATAAAATTGTACCCGCCCGAAAACTATGTGCTCGGCAAAGGCGACCGCCTCAATATTACCATGTGGGGACGTGCCGACTTCAACGCCATTTATACCATAGACGACTATGGCGCGATTACTGTGCCTTTGGCAGGGAAAATTTATTTGGAGGGGGTCACTTATGCCGCTTCCAAAAAACTGCTGCAACAAAAAATGGAGCAGTTTTACGGCAAAGATGCCAACCAGTTGGAAATAACTTTGGTATATGCCAATATGATTAGCGTGCATGTGGTAGGCGAAGTTTTTAATCCGGGTACTTATCGTTTTCCTTCGGTCAATTCTGCTTTTAATGTATTGGTGGCAATGGAAGGACCTAACCAAATAGGCTCGGTGCGCAACATCAACATACAGCGTGGCGACAAAAAAATCGCCGATCTTGACGTGTATCAGTATTTGCTCAACCCCGACAGCAGGCAGGATTTTTTCCTCACGAACAACGATTATATCTTTGTGCCGCCTTTGGGCAAAGTGGTGCATATCAAAGGTGAAGTGCGCCGCAGCCACAGCTACGAACTCAAAGATGGCGAGGGTTTATTTGAATTGTTGGATTTTGCCGGCGGTTTGCAAGCCAATGCTTATACCAAAAACATCAATATCAAACGCTTTGTGGATAACCGCGAAGTGCTGGTGGGCGTAAATTTAGACAGCCTTCGTTCTAATAAAAGCAATTTTGCCCTGCTCAACGGTGATAGCATTTTTGTTTCTACCATTCCCAACTCCTTGCGCAATTATGTGGAAGTGATGGGTGCGGCGCGTGTACCCGGACGCTACCAACTCAACAAAGGCAACCGCATCAGCGATGTTCTTTACAAAGCCGAAGGACCGATGGAAGAAGCCGACTTAGACCGCGCATACGTGCTGCGCCTTGATGAAGATTTGCAAAAAGTAGTTCATACTTTCAGCCTCAAAGAGGTATTGCTCAATCAAAACTCGCCCGACAATATTTTATTACAGCCCTTAGACACGATACAGATTTTATCCAAACGCGATTTTAGAAAAGACTATACCGTTAATATTTCGGGTGAAGTGAATACTCCGGGCGAGTATCAATATGCCGAAGGTATGACGCTCTTGGATTTAATCAACTGGTCGGGTGGTTTTAAGCGCGAAGCTGGCAACAGCCGTTTGGAAGTGTCGCGCATGGTGCAGATTGAAGGTAGAAGTTCTTTGATAAAAAGTGATGAGCGCATCATTATGAAGCGGGTGGATATTGACGAAAACCTCAAAATGGACAGCACCAATGCGCTATATTTGCTCAAACCCTTCGACCGCATCTCGGTGCGCCGTTCGCCTGATTTTGAATTGCAGCAGAATATCGTCATCTACGGCGAAATTTATTATCCGGGCGAGTATTCCCTTATCCGAAAAGATGATAATGTGGGGCTTTTGATAGAGCGTGCCGGCGGTGTTACACCTTTTGCTTTTCAGGAAGGTACGCGCCTGTATCGCAAAGAAGACAGTTTGGGCTATGTGTTGCTGAATTTGGAAGATGTATTGCGCCGCCCCAAAAAATCGCGCTACAACTATGTACTCACCGAAGGCGACTCGCTCTATATTCCCAAAATCACCGATATCGTGACCTTGCAGGGTGCTATCGGTTTTTTTGATGTGGAATATTTGAGCCAAGCCGAAAAACAACAAATCAAAACCGACTCTCTTATTCAAATCAGTGTGCCGTATTTCGGTAAAAAAAGTGCCCGCAGGTATATAGAAAAATATGGAGCAGGCTACAACCGCTACGGCAAACACTCGCGCACTTATGTACAAATGTCTAATGGTGAAGTGCGCAAAGCCCGCAATTATTGGTTTTTTGTAAAATATCCGAAAGTGGAACGCGGTGCTACGGTGTTCGTAGATGTAAGCGACCGCAAGAAATTTGAGAAAGAACGTTCCGAACGGCGCAAAAATCGCAACTGGAACGATGCTTTCGACAGTTTTTCTTCTAAAATTGCTACTATTCTCACTATTTTTGTATTGGTACAACAAGCCTCTAAATAA
- the rfbB gene encoding dTDP-glucose 4,6-dehydratase, protein MATVFKKKILITGGAGFIGSHVVRRFVHCYPDYLIVNIDALTYAGNLENLRDIETARNYRFKKVDICKEKLLQALFKRYNFDGVIHLAAESHVDRSILNPNAFIFSNVVGTVNLLNVCRQQWKDQLEDKRFYHISTDEVYGSLGETGLFTESTAYDPRSPYSASKASSDHFVRAYHHTYHLPVLVSNCSNNYGSYQFPEKLIPLFIHNIKNKKPLPVYGDGKYTRDWLWVEDHAAAIDLIFHKGVIGETYNVGGFNEWQNIELIKKMCEIMDKKLHRAAGTSAQLITYVKDRAGHDRRYAIDATKINRELGWKPSLTFEEGLEKTVDWYLNNESWLDNVTSGAYQQYYDKQYAQR, encoded by the coding sequence ATGGCTACTGTTTTTAAGAAAAAAATTTTAATTACCGGCGGTGCCGGATTTATCGGCTCGCATGTGGTGCGCCGTTTTGTACATTGCTATCCCGATTATTTAATCGTCAATATAGATGCCCTCACTTATGCGGGCAATTTGGAAAACCTCCGCGATATTGAAACTGCCCGTAATTATCGTTTTAAAAAAGTAGATATTTGCAAAGAAAAATTGCTGCAAGCTCTTTTTAAACGCTACAATTTTGATGGTGTCATTCATTTGGCTGCCGAGTCGCATGTAGATCGCTCCATTCTCAACCCCAATGCGTTTATATTTTCAAATGTGGTGGGTACGGTGAACCTCCTCAATGTATGTCGCCAACAATGGAAAGACCAGTTGGAAGACAAACGTTTTTATCATATATCCACCGATGAAGTGTATGGCTCGCTCGGCGAAACGGGTTTGTTTACCGAAAGCACCGCCTACGACCCGCGCTCGCCTTATTCCGCTTCCAAAGCATCCTCCGACCACTTTGTGCGGGCATATCATCACACTTATCATTTGCCTGTGCTTGTTTCCAATTGTTCCAACAACTACGGCTCGTATCAATTTCCCGAAAAACTCATTCCGCTTTTTATCCACAACATTAAAAACAAAAAGCCCCTGCCCGTATATGGCGATGGCAAATATACCCGCGACTGGTTGTGGGTAGAAGACCACGCTGCCGCCATTGACCTCATTTTTCACAAAGGTGTAATCGGCGAAACCTACAATGTGGGCGGCTTTAATGAGTGGCAAAATATAGAACTGATTAAAAAAATGTGTGAGATTATGGATAAAAAACTCCATCGTGCGGCGGGTACTTCGGCGCAGCTCATCACTTATGTAAAAGACCGCGCCGGTCACGACCGCCGCTATGCCATAGATGCTACCAAAATAAACCGCGAACTCGGCTGGAAACCCTCGCTCACTTTTGAAGAAGGATTGGAAAAAACGGTAGATTGGTACCTGAATAATGAAAGCTGGTTGGATAATGTAACATCGGGAGCGTATCAGCAATATTATGATAAACAATATGCGCAGCGTTAG
- the aqpZ gene encoding aquaporin Z, whose protein sequence is MKKLVAEFLGTFWLVLGGCGSAVLAAAFPEVGIGLVGVSFAFGLTVLTIAYSLGPVSGAHLNPAVTVGLWTGGRVSVSDVFPYIVAQILGAIAAAGVLYVIATGNGSAVGDFAANGYDDHSPGKYSMMAAIVTEFVMTFMFLIIILGATDARAPKGFAGIAIGLALTLIHLISIPVTNTSVNPARSISQALFAGGWALGQLWLFIVIPILAAALAGIVYKSVFEENNL, encoded by the coding sequence ATGAAAAAGTTAGTTGCAGAGTTTTTAGGCACTTTTTGGTTGGTATTGGGCGGCTGCGGCAGTGCGGTGTTGGCGGCAGCTTTTCCGGAAGTGGGCATCGGCTTGGTGGGGGTGTCATTTGCTTTCGGTTTAACGGTACTCACCATCGCCTATTCGCTGGGGCCTGTGTCGGGGGCGCATCTCAATCCTGCTGTTACTGTTGGTTTGTGGACAGGCGGGCGCGTGTCGGTGTCTGATGTATTTCCCTATATTGTTGCCCAGATTTTGGGAGCGATAGCAGCTGCCGGTGTTTTGTATGTTATTGCTACGGGCAACGGTTCGGCGGTCGGCGATTTTGCGGCTAACGGCTACGACGACCACTCTCCGGGCAAATACTCTATGATGGCGGCGATAGTTACGGAGTTTGTGATGACCTTTATGTTTTTGATCATCATTTTGGGAGCTACCGATGCACGCGCGCCCAAAGGTTTTGCGGGTATTGCCATTGGTTTGGCTCTTACACTCATTCACCTCATCAGTATTCCTGTTACCAACACCTCCGTAAATCCGGCACGCAGCATTAGCCAAGCCTTGTTTGCGGGCGGTTGGGCTTTGGGTCAGTTGTGGCTTTTTATTGTGATACCGATTTTGGCAGCCGCCCTTGCCGGTATTGTTTATAAATCCGTCTTTGAAGAAAATAATTTATAA